GAACGGTCAGTGTCGATGACTTTGGAGCCAAAGGCGATGGAAGAACAGATGACACTCAGGTATATCATGCAATTTATGACACTCCACAAGCTATTGGTCGGATATAAATATTTCAGAGTTCACAATACATAACTTTGAGAGTTCGTTACCCCTTCCAATGTACCGACAAATGGGCGCGTCTAATTGATTAGCTTTGTTCATTTTGTTGTTTAtttttgttgggtatcccttcCCAACAATTTCTCACTTGTAGGCATTTAAGAAGGCTTGGAAAAAAGTTTGTTCTTCCAAAGGAGCGGTCCTCGTAGTGCCCCAGAAGCACTATCTTCTCAGGCCCATCTGGTTCTCTGGTCCTTGTAAAGATGACCTCAGAGTCGAGGTACGTAATTCGACTTTAAGCAATTAACACAGCTCCTTTGGCATTGATCTACGTCACGATGTTTTGTGATACATTAGTCTCCCTGGATCATGTACTTAATTATTAGTGCTCACTGATGGGATTTATTCTGTCAAATCATCAGATTCACGGGACGGTAGAGGCATCAGACGATCGATTGGACTACAGTAAGGATAACAGGCACTGGCTCATATTCGATAGCATTCGGAATTTGGTGGTGGAAGGAGGTGGTACCATTGATGGCAATGGGAAGATATGGTGGCAGAACTCGTGCAAAATCAACAAAACTCTTGTAAAGCCTCACGAACAAttgcttttttctttaaggaaaaaaaattgttttacatttaattatatgtttttgttCATAGATACTACTTTCAAgtcaatcaaatatatattagaggCTGATGATTCTGTATTCTCTGTTTGTCCCATTTCATTTGCAGCCATGCAAGAAAGCTCCAACAGTAagtgtttctttttttaaaaaaggaaaaataatattgcaaattttttgcaatatgatttattatattatatactgacacacacacacacatatataaattttttttttctggcaTAGGCTGTCACCTTCTATAAGTGCAGGAACCTAGTAATGAGGAACTTGAAGGTCCAGAATGCCCAGCAAATGCACATCAGTTTCGACGGGTGCTACAATGTCAAAGCTTCCAATCTCGCCGTGACAGCTCCCGGAAACAGTCCTAACACAGACGGGATTCACGTCACCAGCACCCAGAATATAAAAATCTCTCACTCCACCATAGGGACAGGTACTTTCTCAATCGTACATTCGAACAAAAAAATCTCTTTCATCTTATTTCCGGGACGAAGTGTTGAAGTATTGGTGTGCATTACAGGGGATGATTGCATCTCGATCGTGAGTGGATCGCGGAGGGTGCAGGCCACAGACATAACTTGCGGACCTGGGCATGGAATCAGGTGCATATATAAAGATCCACAAGATTATACGAAGCAAACATACTACAACCTCCGTTTTCTGGTCGTCGAAGTTAATATGATCCGTTAATATAACTTCCTATATGCGGTGATTAATACAGCATTGGAAGCTTAGGAAAAGGAAATTCAGAAGATTATGTCTCAGGAGTGACAGTGAACAGGGCCAAGCTCTCTGGCACCACTAATGGCGTTAGAATAAAGACTTGGCAGGTAAGAAATGACCGATCTAAATACTCAGATTATCACATAGATTCAATCAATCGAAATGCAAAAGTCGCAGTAAAGTTATATTTTCATAGTGCTCAAACTCGACAAGCTCTGGCTTTTTTGATCGAGCCGGTAAACTGTACAGAGTCTGAGCAGTAATCTTTAACGTATTTTTAGCATCCGtgatctatctatctatctttATATTAACGATTCGagttttgataaaattaattgattgtgTCAAAATCTTTCTAGGGAGGGTCAGGAAAGGCAAGAAACATAAGGTTTCAGAACATTGTGATGCAGAATGTGACCAACCCCATCATAATAGACCAGAACTACTGTGACCAGGATAAGCCCTGCAAACAACAGGTATAACAAAGGGGACAACCTTAACCGATTTCACATGTAAATCCCCGACTCTTTATCTGCCAATACAATCTAAAGGGTGTGGTTCATGAAAAATCGATCAATGCAGCGCTCAGCTGTTCAAGTGAAGAACGTGGTGTACCGGAACATCAAGGGCACGAGCACGTCCGACGTGGCTGTTAAGTTCGACTGCTCCAAGACCGTTCCTTGTCGGGGAATACTACTGCAAAATATTGGTCTCGACCAAGTCAGTGGTGAGGCTGCAAAAGCATCGTGTAGCAATGTGAAGTCCGCCAACATAGGAGTCGTATCACCACGCTGCAACTGATGTGACCAAGATGTCTGTTTCGATGGTCATTTACATATTCTAGGATATGGATACTGTGATCATACTTGGTAAGGCCAGTAGTTTTAGTTTTAGGTCAATCTTCACATGGACGACTAGGATTACTCAGATAATCGGCTCCACCATGTACATACGAATAATGTGTTGTCACGACCAAAAGATTGGATTGtaatatcgactcatttgtaACATTTGTTCTCAAAATAAAGAACATTAATCATGTTTCAGTTATTTATACCGAAAATTCAATTCATCGGTTGATATTTAGCAGTCATCTTTAAAGAGAATAGGAGTGCTTTTAGATtgagagttgaattgagttgagttttggttttaattggtttgtaatgattgtattgttgaattataaaaaaaagtgtaaaaaagtaataaataattgagagaaaataatgattaagtaatgattatgttgttgaattgtgaaaaagtaatgaatagttgagagaatttaatattaaaaattgaattgaatggttaaaaatatttaaaaaataaaaaaagtaatgattgtgatgttgaattgaaaataagtggagttgagttgaacattATTCccaaaacaaacacaccctagaAATGTATGAACTCCATGTTCAAATGGAGACCACAGCATGAGATCGGCCCAAATGGCTGAAGGAGGCCCATTGGGCCCGTTAAAGCCCAAACTATCTCTCAAGTTTTTtctatctatttttttttcttttttaaataaggGAGGCTATGGCTTAATAAATAGATAGaggaaataaaatagaatGACACGTTAGGATCATTAATGAGAATTTGATCTAAAACTTCTTTGTTTCATGTAAGAG
The sequence above is drawn from the Punica granatum isolate Tunisia-2019 chromosome 5, ASM765513v2, whole genome shotgun sequence genome and encodes:
- the LOC116207339 gene encoding polygalacturonase-like isoform X1 encodes the protein MAPKRQVVLTMMLLHCLSHVLSCSNCFQPDHEGPTPQHNYLDVDHHHHLAYPSSKSINDQYRDGLYDPASSSSSPTRTLRGSSPSSPKAERTVSVDDFGAKGDGRTDDTQAFKKAWKKVCSSKGAVLVVPQKHYLLRPIWFSGPCKDDLRVEIHGTVEASDDRLDYSKDNRHWLIFDSIRNLVVEGGGTIDGNGKIWWQNSCKINKTLPCKKAPTAVTFYKCRNLVMRNLKVQNAQQMHISFDGCYNVKASNLAVTAPGNSPNTDGIHVTSTQNIKISHSTIGTGDDCISIVSGSRRVQATDITCGPGHGISIGSLGKGNSEDYVSGVTVNRAKLSGTTNGVRIKTWQGGSGKARNIRFQNIVMQNVTNPIIIDQNYCDQDKPCKQQRSAVQVKNVVYRNIKGTSTSDVAVKFDCSKTVPCRGILLQNIGLDQVSGEAAKASCSNVKSANIGVVSPRCN
- the LOC116207339 gene encoding polygalacturonase-like isoform X2, which gives rise to MHSGVARLTVRDHEGPTPQHNYLDVDHHHHLAYPSSKSINDQYRDGLYDPASSSSSPTRTLRGSSPSSPKAERTVSVDDFGAKGDGRTDDTQAFKKAWKKVCSSKGAVLVVPQKHYLLRPIWFSGPCKDDLRVEIHGTVEASDDRLDYSKDNRHWLIFDSIRNLVVEGGGTIDGNGKIWWQNSCKINKTLPCKKAPTAVTFYKCRNLVMRNLKVQNAQQMHISFDGCYNVKASNLAVTAPGNSPNTDGIHVTSTQNIKISHSTIGTGDDCISIVSGSRRVQATDITCGPGHGISIGSLGKGNSEDYVSGVTVNRAKLSGTTNGVRIKTWQGGSGKARNIRFQNIVMQNVTNPIIIDQNYCDQDKPCKQQRSAVQVKNVVYRNIKGTSTSDVAVKFDCSKTVPCRGILLQNIGLDQVSGEAAKASCSNVKSANIGVVSPRCN